The genomic stretch GCGAACCGAGCAACCCGTGAAACAATTGCTTGCACGCCCCGATATGGCCGGAAGGATGCTCTGTTGGTCATTAGAGCTTACAGAGTTCGACATCAAATACAAAGGAAGAAAAGCCCTTAAGGCACAGGTCTTGGCAGATTTCGTGGCCGAAATGGCTttctccgaaacaacaaacaacaacgcccGGAGATGGACATTATACGTGGAAGGGGCGTCAAGCTCAACTGGCAGCGGAGCAGGGATCATCCTAGAAAACGGGGAAGGAACCCTCATAGAAGTATCCCTCTCGCTCTCATTCCCAACATCCAACAATCAAGCCGAGTATGAGGCCCTACTTGCCGGAATGCGCCTCGCGAACGACTTAGAAGCCGAGGAAATTGAGGTATTCACCTATTCTCAACTGGTCGCCTCCTATATATCAGGCGAATATCAGGTCAAAAGCGAGGCCCTCGCCGAATATCTGGCCCTCGTACGAGAAAGACTAACCCGATTCCGGAGCGCCAAAGTAAAACACATCCCAAGGGAACACAACTCCCGGGCAGACGTGTTATCAAAACTAGCTAGTACGAGGAGGAAAGGGGGCAACAAATATGTAATCCAGGAGATATTGCCAAAACCCAGTACTGAATCTCCATCCTCACTAACACTCGTAAACCCGATAGGGGACGCGTCCTTCTGGATGACCCCCGTATATAATTACCTAACTAGCGACCACCTGCCCGTCGATCCCAAAGAGGCCTCCGTAATCCgaaggagagcctgctcgtacgtCTTGGTCGAAAATCGCCTCTACCGACGAGGATTTTCCATACCCCTCCTCAAATGCATAGATGAGGGCACGGTTCCCCACATACTCCGAGAGATACACGAGGGAATCAACTTGCAACATTTAGGAGGGAGATCTCTCGCCCGGAAAGCCCTCCGAGCCGGATACTATTGGCCCACGATGCAAGGCGACACCAAGGAATACATAAAGAAATAGGAAAAGTGCCAGCGTTTTGGGGACATGCACCTTGCACCCCCAACGAACTCAAGTCTTTGTCATCTCCATGGCCGTTTGCGTGGTGGGGCATGGATCTCCTCGACCCGTTCGTAACCGGGAGCAATCAGAACAAGTATCTAATAATCGCGATCGACTATTTCACTAAGTGGATCGAGGCCGAACCATTAGCCAAAATCACCTCCTTAAACGTACTTCgcttctacaaaagaaacatcctcgcccGGTTCGGGATACCCTTGGCCattatcaccgacaatggcacccagttcaccgaCGGGCGTTTTCAAGAATTCGTCACGAAATTAGGAACCAAACAACATTTTGCATCAGTCGAGCATCCCCAAACAAACGGGCAAGCGGAGGCCGCTAACCGAGTAATATTAAGGGGCCTCAAAAGAAGACtggataaaataaaaaagggATGGATCGAAGAGCTACACAACATCCTCTGGGCCTATCGCACCACCCCACACTCTACCACCAGGGAGACCCCCTTCCGACTGACATACGGGACAGAGGCTGTGATCCCCGTCGAGATACATGCGCCCTCAAGACGCACCGAAGAGCCCCTCGAAATAGAGGGCAACATCGAGGCAATTAGAGAAGAGCTCGACCTGGTCGAAGAAATCTGAACCGGAGCCGCTCTACGTGAAGCCTCGTTCAAGCAAAAAATCGCCCTAAGGCATGACGCAAAAGTCATTAAACGGGAATTCAAAGTAGACAGCCTAGTACTCAAATGAAACCATAAAGATTCCCGAGAAGGCAAATTGGCCGCAAATTGGGAAGGCCCCTATCGTGTCCGAGCAAGGATAGAAAACGGGGCATACTACCTAGAGAATTTGCAAGGAGAAGAAttcgctcgaccttggaacgctgaaaaccTCAAATAATACTACAGCTAAAAATACAGGTGTGGCCTGGTACTCGTCGAGCACCTCTAACTGAAACAAAACGACAGAAGCCCGCTCTCTTAATCGAGCagactccttgtccttcggggaaCCCGAATACCGAGCATCCCCGTCGTAAAAACGTACCACGACGGCAGAACTCCCCGCTTGcgaggggaccgttcacgccatgagcCCCGGAGCTCAACACAACGAAATCCGAGACTCACCATATGCCAGGCACATGTCCCCGGCAATCGACCACAGTTCCACACACTTGGCGATCAATACATTATAAGTCGAGCAAACCTTCCAAACATGCAAAATAAACGCACAAAACACAACAATGGCACTTTATTCATTATTCATGAAGATTACAAAACAAACACCAAATGAAAAGAAAACGTTTCACTCCTCCCAACGGACAAATTCCTCCGAGTAAAGATACTGATACCAATCTTCATTCCACTCAGACTCGAAACCATTTGCGTCAACCACGACTCTCACACCAGTCGACTGAGCAGGATCATCAGAAccccgggccccctgggaacgagaagcGGAGCCGGTCGTAACCTTCTTCTTCTCGTTCACCCTTTTCGCTCCACAAGAGCGCGAGGCTGAAGACACTTTCTTCTCCTTAGctccacccattcctgcgtacaAAAATGAGGAAAGAAAGGTCcataagacctccttttatagaGGAAGAAGGGGAACAAAAAGCTTGGGAAACGAACAAGCCTTTAATGAATAACACACCTCCCAAAAACTCAAAAACTCAAACGCATGCACACAAATTCCAAGGAAAATACCAAAAGCGTTAAAAACTAAGTACTTTTAAATAAAGACGGGCAAAAAGCCCGAAGATATGCCCAACTACGGCCATCAAGACCGAGCTGGTAAATGTACATACAAAATCAAAATCGGGGGCATACCCCCCAGAACATCATTACAAAATAAAGGCTCGCAGGCCTATCATTTGAACACTTATAACATAAAACCTTCAAGCACCTTCCTCCATATGGACTTCCTCGGCTTCCTGAGTCGCTGGCTCCTCCCCGAAGACCGGAGAAACAATCTGATCACCCTCCACGCGATGATAAGGCCCGGTACCCTCGGTCACCAACTCCACCCCAGGATTCTTCAACATGAGCTGGGTCACAGTAGAGTTATTGGTATCCTCGGCAGCCGCTACACAATCGCTCCCCAAGACTCTGATATATTGGATCAGATCCGCCCGGGTTAAGAGAGCCCTATCCTCTTCGGACTCGTCCTCAAAAGGAGTTTGAGAACGGCGAAGAGAGGCCTCCCTCACCGAGGAGGAAAACATCGCTCCATACAGAGTCCGGGAGAGCAAGGTGTATTGACCTTGCACATCAGCCAGAGCATCCTCTTCCGCACTCAGCCGAGCCTTCACGGACGCCAACTCTTCGCCCTGCTCCTTCAGCAGCTGCTCTCGGTCCATCAGGGCAGAGGTCTTCATCTTGACATCCTCCTCGAGCAATCTCACTGCCTCCACAGATAAAGAGGCCGAGCGAGCACAGAGAGTAGCCATCTCAAGAACCCGAACCAAGGCTGAAGCATCCTGCACAAGGAATCTTTGACGAACAGAGGGCTCCAAACCCTCAATATGAAGGGATTCAACACGAGGAATGGTCAAAGAGGGCCCTCCTTCGAAGAACCGGGGCTGGAGGAAGCACGAAGGAATGGTGAAAATATCAACAACCTCCTCCTGAGTAAGGTCCACAGCCTCGGTCCTCTGTTGCTTGCGACGAACCAATGCGTCCGGATCCGGCTGCGGACGAAGAGGAGAAGGAAGCACCGTGATCGGCCTCAAAGACTCACCTTGATTCGGAGTCCTATAAGGGGAACCAACAACACCAGCAAAAGATGAAGAAGCACCCAAACCTGCGGCAGTGGACCTCTGCACAGCTGCTAACTGGGGACCAGCACTCTTCCTAACGACCCCCTTCAGCTTGCTCGCCTGTCTAAGCATCCGGTCGTGACGTGCACGATCCATTGATtctgcaaagaaaaagaaaacatgagAGGCCAGCCCATCGTGAAATCActactaaaaagaaaaaaagctatAAAAACAATAAAGGCAAATCAAAGAACGGGATAAAGAAGGAAGGGGCAAATACCCAAGTGGGCAAAAGCCCCTTCATCGGTCCCCCAGCCAAAAGTTCCTTTATGCTAATCACTCCCGGATCCCTGATAATTTGCCCATCTTAGCCAACAACGGGTACCCCCGACCGATCCACTTTGGCGACAGGAGGAAGGCCTTGCACAAACTTCTGGAGAACAGCATAGTCTCCCCGAGCATCATCATCCAGGTCTGAAAGCTTAGTAATGTACTGGTCGGTACCATACTCAAAGTGATCGCGGGACCAAAAGAATCGGAACTTATGCCTGCGAGAGGTGATAGGCTCCCCTATATCGTTGAGCACCGGGCGACCGTGGATATCTAGGGTCGATACTCGAACAAAAACACTGTCTCGAGTTTCCGGGGACTGTGGGCGGATAAGGAAGAAGCGGGGCTTATAACCCTTCAAAGAATCCGAATAAGATTTAAATATCTTCTTGGATTGCTTCAAGGATACCCAACCGAAGCGACCATCTCGCACCGTGCGCTGCacacaaaatatataaaagaacagAGGGATCGTCGCCCCTATCTTCAAATGCGTGCAAACCAGCTCAAATGCTCGGATGAAGGCAATCGAGTTGGGGTGAAGCTGCCCGGGGGCTACCTCCAAATGGTTAAGAATGCCAACCTGGAACTCAGTGAAAGGAACGCGAAATCCCATCTCCCGGAATACGACCTCGTACATTGGAAGAAAATCGGGAGTATACATGTCGCATATAGGATCCCCTTCGGCCGGGATAAGTACCGACCATCCTTCCCCTACCTCCGTGAAGACGTCCGAATCATCTTCCACGAAAAAACTCTCAATATCCAGCGCCTCTTGGTGCACCCAGGTCAACCGGGGCACCTCCTCCCGGGCTAGAGGGGTTGAAGACGACAAGCCCGATACCGTCGGACGAATTTCATCAGCCATATTCACCTGAAACACAGGGGAGAACAGTGAATTTGACAATttaatcaaatccacccttccaccatcgtCCAGAGTGAAAGGGCACAACAACGGCCCAGAGACCAAATGATCCGCGTCCTTGCCCCCTCTAGAATTGTTAAATCCGAGCAATATGAGACTCGCGCCCAAGAAAAGGGGCAAAAATGCAGGCATATCAGAATGATGCACGTCCCTAGAAAAATACTATTAAACAACTATCAaagaaacaaaaaactaaactcAAACGGAGGATTCTACCATATGTAGTCGTGAACGACGGAGAAACCACCTATCTCCGCCATCCACCACCAACTTCATCATGAACCTTCAGCAAAATCGTCCTAGAAATCTATCCTAGCCACATGCAAACGGTTCTAAACAACAACCGAAGCATAAAATATGGAAAACAGGAATCAATAGTAAACTTACAAGTACGATTCTGACGAGAAGGTTGAAGAATTGGTAGAAAACACCACTGCAAGAGCTCACGATCGGTGGCGGAGGGAGAAGAACGAAGCAACcgaatttgaaaagtttggggAAATGATGGATCCTCGTATTTATAGGCTGCCAAAGGCGTCACATGCGCCGCACGTGCAACACTATAAAGACATGGTCATCATTAACCCTAACAACCTAGGTAATAGGGTAGCCATTATTTCGCATTAAATGCGACACGTCCCCCTACCAACTTTTCTGAAACGACACGCTTCCCTACTCCCGGCCTGACCCTTCTTCTCCCCGGGAACTCAAGACCCGTCTTCCTCGGGTACCTTACGCTCGTGTCCCCGATAAATCCCCCAGATCAACTTCCTCTAAGTCGTCACTCCCTCGACCaaaagcaacgacttggggggctcctgttctggaccgacCCAATTTATCTAATTGGGCCAATCTAGCCTTCGGCCCAATACACTTTAGACCACGCGTGACAAGTTCTGCCCGGTCGCTCCGGGCAAACTCACAAGGTAACCGGCCACGAGAGACCCTCGTGCCCGGTGAACAACCAAGTCGCGTGCCACCTAAATATCCGCCCCATAAGGAGGAGTCTAATCCGCATAAGaacatcctataaatagccctctccaTACAAAGGGCATGGTAATCTTTTCCACCCCCAAAttttctcactttgttgtaccttgtggaatacctacttactttggcatcggagtgccttgcaggtacaacccttttttcCCATCAACCATCCCGAACtccaagccttcattgttgctggccatctgatccgCTCGGTAAGATCAACTGTcatttagcttttagcttgtagctttttttactagcttttaacTTTTTTCTCAAGCTTTAgagcttttagcttgtgactttttatttcatttatacccttattattttaacaaaaatataattttacccTTATatagcatatcatatgagaatgacgtttttatgtgagaacataaaaatgaatctgaaccattagattataaaataaattgtggagattatgtgtcaatattttttctctccatcatttattttaataatggaggaggagagaaaaaaagattgacacataatctccatcatttattttaaaatctaatggtttagattcattctcacataaaaataccttatatatatatatatatatatatatatatatatatatatatatatatatatatatatatatatatatatatatatatatatatatatatatatatatatatatatatatatatatataaggagggttatatttactccaggagtaagttattataacttactcaaaatctagaccattgattcttttcaatctagtggttaaaaataataagtaattaaatatggagagagaaaactattacttattatttttaaccactagattgagaagaatcaatggtctagatttggagtaagttataataacttactcctggattaAATATAACCTcctctctttatatatatatatataataatttttgcGTTCTATAATTATATTCGTGCCGATTAACAAAAACtacaatatttaatattttttaacgaCATTAAAATTACATACTTGTAATAAATTTAGGGACAATTTTGCTAACTTCTAAATTTGTgaaacattaaaaaattattaagaagACGAACATTCATAATAATATTGGATTTCTACAGTAAAATagacaataaaattatttttattattattttagattaatataattgaattcaaaatcgtaatgatgttattttatatatctcattaaatttatataaatgttattatgtaaattcatttaaaaatttatatataattgttcgttatattttgatgttatttatattcttattatatatatatatatatatttatatatatatatatatatatatattataaaaattaatttaattatagaatacaataatataatgagactatcaattttttaattaagaatgtcattttatgtcattttgtatttatcagctagtataataattaatttatcaagttttCAAATTAACTTATCAACTATCAGCTACAAGTCATCAGCTataccaaacatagccttagtgtaattttttgaaaaatttatttttgttacactatttttctttaatatttacattttgtatgattttaattaatttaaaaatacttttatgcattaaaaaattttaaaattttaattatatgacTAATGATGATTTCTGACCTATGTTAAGTGACACATCAATATTATTAGTACATTTCcgtatttttgaaaagaatttaaaaaaaaaaattaacagtgCACATcttagttaacataaaggactaacttataataaaaaacataaacaatcaatttattacaattaaataacatatattgttgtctattttttttattaaagggAAAAGCTAACAAACATGTGCCCCAAAGacacaagttaatgagatatttatagaaatattttattggaacgcgtgcattcaatgtattaaaactttaaatatgactttattgtatttaattatatttaactttttctaattataatatTCTTAACATGTGTCTTTAGGGCACTCATTAGCATGACCCTttattaaaattgtaaattaaCTTGTTGTGATTTAAATATAGGACAACATTACTtatgtcattttatttatatttgtgaGTGAAATCAAGACctaattttatttagtgtttttgtTGATTGTTTCTAAGTGTAATAAATAACGGTAGAGAAGCAAAAGCCAAACCCTACCGCCAAACCAATCCTGCCCTAAAAAAAATTAGTTGCTCCAGAGACCATAACAATAACAATGGGAACCTCTGAAAACGCCGTCAGTGGGGGCCGAGGCACCACCGTCCCCAAAGAGGTCGACTATGCCAATTATTTCTGCACCTACTCCTTCCTCTACCACCAAAAAGAGATGCTTTCTGATCGTGTTCGCATGGATGCTTACTTCAATGccgtttttgaaaacaaacatcACTTTAAGGACAAGGTTAGTCAACTTCTTATATTTGGTATTTGGTTATACAActctagtaaaaataaaatacattagaGTATGAAACAATGGAAATAAATGTTCCAACTTTTTGGGGTATTTAGGTTGTTTTGGATGTGGGAGCTGGAAGTGGTATTCTTGCTATATGGTCAGCACAGGCTGGTGCAAAGAAGGTCTATGCTGTGGAAGCTACTAAGATGTCCGAACACGCCCGCGCACTTGTCAAAGCAAATAATCTTGAAAATGTAGTTGAAGTCATTGAGGGCTCCATGGAGGACATTACCTTACCGGAGAAAGGTTAGTTTTAGTCCTGTTACTGTTGCCTCTTATATGTTTTGTTAATTGTTGGTTGGTTCCTTTTGATTGCCTTAAAATGTCCATGTTTGTATGCCTTGCAGTTGATGTCATCATATCTGAATGGATGGGCTATTTTCTTCTGCGAGAATCTATGTTTGATTCTGTTATATGTGCTCGTGACCGCTGGCTCAAACCAACAGGAGTCATGTAAGTATTGTTTTCTTCCTACAAACCAATGATTTGGAAATTAAATCTTTCTGACATTAAACTTCATTTTTTGAATCAGTAAATCTTTGCTGGCTTTTGATGTTACAGTTGCaattgatttaaaaatatttattttgtaggtATCCCAGTCATGCTCGCATGTGGATGGCACCTATCCGGACTGGGATAGTAGAACAAAAATTGGATGATTACCAGTCATCTATGGGTGATTGGCACAACTTTGTCGATGAAACAAAAGCCTGCTATGGTGTTGATATGAGCACCTTGTCAAAGCCTTTTGCAGAGGAGCAGAGGAAATACTATCTACAGGCAAGTTTAAAACTCAGTACACTAAagtgtatttgttttgtttaagtTAAATCAAATTTTGGTTATGGTTGGAGCTGTCCTCTCTACATCATGTGCTGCCTTGTAGAGACACATGCTCTACAGGGCTGAACAATTCAAATCCTCACTTGGAAGTCATTTTGCGAGGATTATCGTAGGATTTATGCCACAGTGGAGTTGTACATTCCCAAGAGCCTACAAGAACATTAAATGTGATGGTGGGTTAGGCTACTTTCAGAAAAATCTGATCCCAAAGTACTTTAATCCACCGACGCATAAACCAAATTCAGAAACTGTTTTCTAGCCTTAAAACCCTATACTCCCTTGATCCAAAAGCCCTGGTTTCCATGTTGTCATGCAATTTTCTGTGAATGTGCAACTGTGTAAGTGGCTTTGTAATTGTTTCAAAAGTGTTGTTGAATAGTAGAAACAACGGTGCTACGCCACTTTTGTGCCGGCGTTTTTGATGAGTCTGCAATGAAAACTTCAATGCTATCCTTGTTCCACTGCAAGGGCAACAGGCGAAAGCAACCGCTTTAGCTTTTTCAGTTAGAAGACATAgaagtaaaaaatttaattttagggtttttccttttcttttaaaaaatagaacTCAAGAGTCTGCACAAGACTTCTGTTTAGAATAGCACTACCCCCGCCCTTAAATATAAGACCCTTTTCCTCCTTTTTCTTCCATGTGGTTTTTATTTTCCTCTCCCTTATTTTCCTTCTCTGTTCTCTTTTCTTCTTCCCTATTCATTTAATTGATTTGGTTACTTTGCTTCTCTTCCTCAACATGTCCTCTTTGTTTTTTCCAATTTATTTCATATCCCTTCTTTTACCCTATTTTGTTTTTACTCTTGTTTCTTTCCAAATATAGTTTTTTCCATCTTGTTTCTTtccaaatatatttttcttttcctgTTTGTTTTTCTATCCATTTTTCTACTTCTATTCATAGTCTGCATTTTATTTTATAGAACGGCCAGTATGAATtgtcaaatctttcaactctatttaaattatttgtgtACAACATACCTTCCTTTATATATAACTCCTTTGCGGCTTCCTTCCTTTGCTCATAACAATGGATGATACCGATGGAGCTTCGGTTGATGTGTATGTCCAAATGTGTGCTGGGATTCTCTGCAAATAGGCTCTGGATGCTGCTGAATCTCTGATTCATGCTTGTGATTATGTTAGTGCTGGACTTGTTCTTGTGGATGTGGCAGCTGCTTTCTATGGCTTATATCATATGACTCTGATTTGTTCTACTTCTACATCTCTGTTTTCATTTAGTAGGTGTAGGTGATTTGTGTCAAGAGTGGTTGGTGTCGTACGAATAGAGCTTTGAACAAGAGTCAAAACCCTCCCAGTATCTACATTTGTTATCATAAACTGTGTTTTAGGGAATAACTTCACGATAGCTAACTCTGTCATGCTGTCATGTTTGTTATGCAGACAAGACATGCCAGCACTGTAATTGAATTGCATCCCTTTAAATAAGGGAAGGCTCCATTGTAATCATTTCAAGAAATTTCAATACAAAAGAAATATTTCAGTTCAGTTTTTCTCAGGTTCAGTTATGAACGCTGAACCGAAATTGTATCAGTAGCATAGATTGATCCGTGAAGCCTGTTCTCGTTCCTTGTCTAGGTATACAATGAGAGTTATCCCAACTTTCTCTATTCGTAGCAAAGTTCAATTAGGTTGTCGATAGCGCGCTATAGAGACGCTATAGTGGTAAAGCGTAGCAATTCAGGACCTCGGCTCTATGGTTTTGGCCTGCTAACCGCTAGCCGCGATAGCGGTTGCTATTTGGGAAGTCTTGGCGGCGCTATAGCGGTTTTGTAGCGCTTTCCAGACCGCTATTGTGAAGATGAGGGCattattgtaatttttattttattttaagggaTAATTGGTATTTTTTCCTTGTATTATAAAATATGATATTGATGATTTCGGTCATTATCATTTTTCTCTTCACTCAAATTCAGCAAACGGTGGAACCTAAGTTACCGTTCTTTGCAAATTTGCTTCTTCCACTTTCTTCTCTACCTAAAAATCACCAACAACTAAAACCCAGTTTCACTAAAATTCAGCAAACAATGGAACCTAAGTTACCGTTCTCTCTTCGCAAATCTGCTTCTTCCACTTTCTTCTCAACCTAAAAATTAGCAACAACAGCTAAAACTCAACAAGTGGTTTACACAATAAGAGTTACTAGACATAGCTCTAGACTTGCTACATTAGTGCCTTACGGAGATGAGGAGTTGGAGGTGGAAGAAGAAGAGTTTAAAGTTGAATCAagtgatgagcaagatgatattAATGTAGTGAAACTTAGAAGTGAAAATGAGGCGGATGTGActtagggcccgtttgttttggctttttttaaaaatgatttttatagtgttacataattttgtgaaaattttttttacaaagaaacttttt from Vicia villosa cultivar HV-30 ecotype Madison, WI linkage group LG4, Vvil1.0, whole genome shotgun sequence encodes the following:
- the LOC131597305 gene encoding uncharacterized protein LOC131597305, whose translation is MSRIDTVDLDSRFLGEPEQSTNASTLEGILRPIPDGDFELVALGEDPTRGVKIGADLPDLAKRQLKACLRENTDLLDWSSAEMPGLDPEVSCHHLTIDPACKAVAQRRRKQSPEKTAAAELAVKDLLEAKFISEAKFVAKSAQHALPLFKLLRKETAFEWTEECERALFHLKQALSSPLVLSRPEAGEILYLYLAVSTEAVSTALIRETPEGQKPIYFTSKALQGPKVKYQQIEKVGLPLITAARRLRHYFLAHTIVVRTEQPVKQLLARPDMAGRMLCWSLELTEFDIKYKGRKALKAQVLADFVAEMAFSETTNNNARRWTLYVEGASSSTGSGAGIILENGEGTLIEVSLSLSFPTSNNQAEYEALLAGMRLANDLEAEEIEVFTYSQLVASYISGEYQVKSEALAEYLALVRERLTRFRSAKVKHIPREHNSRADVLSKLASTRRKGGNKYVIQEILPKPSTESPSSLTLVNPIGDASFWMTPVYNYLTSDHLPVDPKEASVIRRRACSYVLVENRLYRRGFSIPLLKCIDEGTVPHILREIHEGINLQHLGGRSLARKALRAGYYWPTMQGDTKEYIKK
- the LOC131594870 gene encoding protein arginine N-methyltransferase PRMT10, with the protein product MGTSENAVSGGRGTTVPKEVDYANYFCTYSFLYHQKEMLSDRVRMDAYFNAVFENKHHFKDKVVLDVGAGSGILAIWSAQAGAKKVYAVEATKMSEHARALVKANNLENVVEVIEGSMEDITLPEKVDVIISEWMGYFLLRESMFDSVICARDRWLKPTGVMYPSHARMWMAPIRTGIVEQKLDDYQSSMGDWHNFVDETKACYGVDMSTLSKPFAEEQRKYYLQTSMWSNLHPHQVIGTAGIVKEIDCLTTTVADIEKVRSKFSLSITMENTKLCGFGGWFDVHFRGRTEDPAEHEIELTTAPSVDYCTHWGQQVFLLNPPTHVGDGDELSVNFLMSRSKENHRLMEVELGCEIQKRSGKLVAPFKNKYYIE